One genomic region from Kamptonema formosum PCC 6407 encodes:
- a CDS encoding MFS transporter, which produces MNLSPSQPAVLWRQVGGLAAVQAAITLTWMIYRIYVPQLLAGFGFPGLEQPISMIEDALAVALEPIMGGISDKQRQWMGSRFPLISLGIILSSALFIAIPAVFIFGKPYQVFRWVLPVLLVAWALAMAVFRAPAVSLIGQYAVNTQLPQAMSVLILIGGLAGAARPIAGDFILSLGPGITFTIGSLVLLGAVAVLRSQKPDMSVAQTPINHTTNQPLSIPALGLIAVTGMSIACGTRLMLGEILPKVLETQIGGTDVKLLLVGIAIALAFASLPAGILATRLGNQRVTIAGLVIAAMLLLALVFAQGTGAIWILIIALIASYSLVANGAIPFVFSLIPPHRGGLGVGIYFGGFSLAMSLYGVILGPLLRISLLNAAIVGAIAFLLAGACLEYSLLQLKSHPF; this is translated from the coding sequence ATGAATCTCTCACCATCTCAGCCCGCTGTTCTGTGGAGGCAAGTCGGTGGTTTAGCTGCTGTACAGGCAGCTATTACCCTAACATGGATGATTTACCGGATCTATGTGCCTCAACTGCTTGCAGGTTTTGGCTTTCCAGGGTTAGAGCAGCCGATATCAATGATAGAAGACGCTTTAGCAGTAGCGCTCGAACCTATAATGGGGGGGATTTCAGATAAACAGCGGCAATGGATGGGCTCTCGTTTTCCCTTAATTTCCTTGGGAATCATCCTTTCTTCAGCTCTTTTTATTGCCATTCCTGCTGTTTTCATTTTTGGCAAACCCTACCAAGTTTTCCGCTGGGTATTGCCTGTACTGCTTGTAGCTTGGGCCCTGGCGATGGCTGTGTTTCGGGCTCCGGCTGTCTCGCTGATCGGACAATATGCGGTTAACACTCAATTGCCTCAAGCAATGAGCGTTTTGATTTTAATTGGCGGGCTGGCGGGGGCCGCAAGACCGATCGCTGGTGATTTTATTCTGAGTTTAGGGCCAGGGATTACTTTCACGATCGGTTCTTTAGTATTATTGGGAGCAGTGGCGGTATTGCGATCGCAAAAACCCGATATGTCTGTGGCCCAAACACCAATAAATCATACCACAAATCAACCGCTTTCTATACCAGCACTGGGATTAATTGCTGTAACTGGGATGAGTATAGCTTGCGGAACTCGCTTGATGTTAGGGGAGATTCTGCCGAAGGTGTTAGAAACTCAAATTGGGGGTACAGATGTGAAATTGCTGCTGGTGGGAATTGCGATCGCCTTAGCTTTTGCATCTTTACCCGCAGGAATTCTAGCCACCCGCCTTGGAAATCAGAGAGTAACGATCGCAGGATTAGTAATCGCAGCAATGCTATTACTGGCATTAGTTTTTGCTCAGGGGACAGGGGCTATATGGATCTTAATAATTGCCCTGATTGCTAGTTATAGCTTAGTTGCCAATGGCGCGATTCCCTTTGTATTTTCCCTCATCCCCCCGCACCGAGGAGGATTAGGAGTAGGGATATATTTTGGTGGTTTTTCCTTAGCCATGAGTTTATATGGGGTGATTTTGGGGCCCCTATTGAGAATATCTTTGCTTAACGCGGCAATTGTCGGGGCGATCGCATTTTTACTAGCGGGTGCTTGCTTGGAATATTCGCTTTTGCAACTTAAAAGTCACCCGTTCTAG
- a CDS encoding mechanosensitive ion channel family protein, with protein MSVLWLKALIFILGFPLLIVILGEVISRLEPRGNIRLVRFLNSLRSFVFPCLAIWLVMNQFLGFPHNSIFLRLLETLILLGVIFAGILLLGILLTTEQNPTSWHLFKVPRLFLQIIRILFFLGITTYILSSLWQVDLSNIAAALGVGSVVIALALQTTLSNLVSGFLLLFDSPFKVGDWIRFGDIEGQVVDLNWRSVRLRTLNRELLIVPNGVLDQQNIFNYHSGDRVHGERFKIGFSYDDSPNFVQAVIKSAAIATKGILSDPAPDVFTMSYDDFAITYEVKYFIDDFQNVEEIRNDFRTRIFYAAKRNGLTIPFPIRTLQHVRIRTPQREERVQEIAIFLQSLPFFAFLELEAIAKLADVAILQFYGLGDEVISEGIPDPGFYIIESGAIKLLVTDLSGSQQEVIHLSREDFFGETALLPGENSQVTGVVTQDLTVLVFEREAIATLMAGSARFARQINQFIEERKKRIEQAHQASDRLNSASSSSELNNSKKSFKHTRLT; from the coding sequence ATGAGTGTACTGTGGTTAAAAGCCTTAATATTTATCTTGGGATTTCCATTATTAATAGTTATCTTGGGAGAAGTAATTTCTCGATTAGAGCCGCGAGGAAATATCCGGCTGGTAAGATTTTTAAATAGTCTGCGGAGCTTTGTTTTTCCTTGCTTGGCAATCTGGCTAGTTATGAATCAGTTTCTCGGCTTTCCTCATAACTCTATTTTCTTACGGTTATTAGAAACCCTGATTTTGCTAGGTGTGATTTTTGCTGGGATTTTGCTTTTGGGAATTTTGTTAACTACAGAACAAAACCCGACTTCTTGGCATTTATTCAAGGTTCCTAGACTGTTTTTACAAATTATTCGGATTCTATTTTTTCTGGGTATCACCACATATATACTCAGCTCTCTTTGGCAAGTAGATTTAAGTAATATTGCTGCGGCTTTGGGAGTGGGTTCTGTCGTCATTGCTCTGGCATTACAAACTACATTGAGCAATCTCGTATCTGGTTTTTTATTACTATTTGACAGTCCTTTTAAAGTCGGAGATTGGATTCGCTTTGGAGATATTGAGGGGCAAGTTGTAGACTTAAATTGGCGCTCTGTGCGTCTGAGAACCCTGAATCGAGAACTGCTAATCGTTCCCAATGGTGTGCTAGATCAGCAGAATATCTTCAACTATCATAGTGGCGATCGCGTACATGGGGAACGATTTAAAATCGGTTTTTCATACGACGATTCGCCCAATTTTGTGCAGGCGGTAATCAAAAGTGCGGCAATTGCAACTAAAGGCATTTTATCCGACCCTGCTCCCGATGTTTTTACTATGTCTTATGATGATTTTGCAATTACTTATGAGGTCAAATATTTTATTGATGATTTCCAAAATGTCGAAGAGATTCGTAATGACTTTAGAACTAGAATTTTCTATGCAGCTAAGCGCAATGGTTTAACGATTCCTTTCCCAATTCGCACTTTACAGCACGTTAGGATTCGTACTCCCCAACGGGAGGAGCGAGTGCAAGAAATAGCAATCTTTTTACAATCTTTGCCTTTTTTTGCCTTTCTAGAGTTGGAGGCGATCGCTAAATTAGCTGATGTAGCGATTTTACAATTTTATGGTTTGGGCGATGAAGTGATTTCTGAAGGAATACCCGATCCAGGTTTTTATATTATTGAGTCGGGTGCAATTAAATTATTAGTAACAGATTTGTCTGGTTCTCAACAGGAAGTCATTCACCTATCGCGGGAAGATTTCTTTGGTGAAACTGCTCTTTTACCTGGCGAAAATAGTCAGGTTACGGGAGTGGTGACTCAAGATTTAACGGTGCTGGTTTTTGAGCGGGAAGCGATCGCAACTCTGATGGCTGGTAGCGCTCGCTTTGCTAGACAGATCAACCAGTTTATTGAAGAAAGGAAAAAGAGAATCGAGCAAGCACATCAGGCTAGCGATCGCTTAAATTCAGCTTCATCGTCATCTGAGTTGAATAACTCGAAGAAATCCTTTAAGCATACAAGGTTAACTTGA
- a CDS encoding NACHT domain-containing protein, whose translation MLGFEPLIATATSNIANIASEILLDNKGKLFSNLAIVGKTMKTRTQKSINHAAEEYVCKYVERYGILRILGKSEPIPLESVYIPIQVWRESDIHRCESLEKLETIYNQSQVRRWQFIYNNKLEGIEAVNQNQYLMVLGEPGSGKSIFLRQIALEALNGEKLGKIGNSTYIPVFIDLKEVSARKVNLEKIILEEFADSNFPFADRLTEKTLNKGKLLILLDGLNEVPNHQLKTITWQINNFVNKYPKNRLIASCRTDLYRYNLTIFANVLISPFEENQLERFLCNWFHSDSESLNLNALACWEALQKPENSQAKNLGINTLYLSLLCLVYERGQNFPKSRQALYQQVWRLLLESGLSDPRLQLKNSEKSLILEGVSNLLSEIASLGFESNKLLFERRILLDKVKIFLNINLKRQPNLDANLVLDALVIKPGILVSKEADLLAFFHPTMQEYLTAQYIYQDLPKDGGSPEEKPKIAQQSQSQREAFTTLASRKNDSENLTLIDRTVKIQQLITHHLQDERWQPVFLLLAEMMGSKADELLLLIETEAQKYIKIPKLQALLTWANQITVDSEENIRPAAKRATALLISGGDFAYTQDAGDGLGTIYELPLETAGDFTFSRDFMLTISRDRILASYLAHLLGLDIGLILARARILASTITGTLGLARTRVFADELTRELAGTVVKVRGRFLDVDFNFALDSNRDLALDRTRDLALVCILAREYEKLQISKDANQFIAELEALQVKVPGNNEPLEVHRNFRDSLRKTWLKTFNISPELVNLSSTEREALGNYLYANCLMVQCDRAAVQVNRATWEAIEQRMLVVI comes from the coding sequence ATGCTCGGATTTGAACCCTTAATCGCTACTGCCACCAGCAATATAGCCAACATTGCCAGCGAAATACTTTTAGATAACAAAGGTAAATTGTTTAGTAATTTAGCCATAGTTGGCAAAACTATGAAAACAAGAACCCAAAAATCTATAAATCACGCCGCTGAAGAATATGTTTGCAAATATGTCGAACGCTACGGCATTTTGAGAATTTTAGGAAAGTCCGAACCAATCCCATTAGAATCAGTTTATATCCCCATTCAAGTTTGGCGCGAATCTGATATTCACCGCTGCGAATCGCTGGAAAAATTAGAAACTATCTATAATCAAAGTCAAGTGCGCCGTTGGCAGTTTATTTATAATAATAAGCTAGAAGGAATAGAAGCTGTAAACCAAAATCAATATCTGATGGTATTAGGTGAACCGGGTTCGGGGAAATCTATATTTTTGCGGCAAATAGCACTAGAAGCACTCAATGGGGAAAAACTTGGCAAAATCGGTAACTCTACATATATTCCAGTTTTCATCGACCTTAAAGAAGTAAGCGCTAGAAAGGTAAACTTAGAAAAAATTATCTTAGAAGAATTTGCCGATAGTAACTTTCCGTTTGCAGATAGGTTGACAGAAAAAACATTAAATAAAGGTAAATTACTGATTCTGCTAGATGGTCTGAACGAAGTTCCAAACCATCAATTAAAAACTATCACTTGGCAAATTAATAATTTTGTTAATAAATATCCGAAAAATCGCTTGATAGCTTCCTGTAGAACTGATTTATATCGCTATAATTTAACGATATTTGCCAATGTTTTAATTTCACCTTTTGAGGAAAATCAGTTAGAGCGATTTCTTTGTAATTGGTTTCATTCTGACTCAGAATCGCTAAATTTAAATGCTCTAGCTTGCTGGGAAGCTCTGCAAAAGCCGGAAAATTCCCAGGCAAAAAATTTAGGAATAAATACTTTATATTTATCTTTACTATGTCTGGTTTATGAGCGAGGTCAAAACTTTCCCAAAAGCCGCCAAGCTCTCTATCAGCAAGTTTGGCGGCTCTTGCTAGAATCTGGATTATCTGACCCTCGGCTTCAGCTAAAAAATAGCGAAAAATCATTAATTTTGGAGGGAGTTAGTAATTTACTTTCCGAGATTGCCTCGCTCGGTTTTGAGTCTAACAAGCTGTTGTTTGAAAGACGAATACTGCTAGATAAAGTTAAAATTTTTCTGAACATTAACTTGAAGAGGCAACCAAATTTAGATGCGAATTTAGTTTTAGACGCTCTGGTAATTAAGCCGGGAATTTTAGTTAGTAAAGAAGCTGACTTACTCGCTTTCTTTCATCCGACAATGCAAGAATATTTAACAGCACAATATATTTATCAAGACTTACCTAAAGATGGCGGCTCGCCCGAAGAAAAACCCAAAATTGCTCAACAATCGCAGTCCCAAAGAGAGGCATTTACCACCCTCGCCAGCCGAAAAAATGATAGTGAGAACTTAACTCTTATTGATAGAACTGTTAAGATCCAGCAATTAATTACCCATCATCTTCAAGACGAGCGTTGGCAACCAGTATTTTTGTTATTAGCAGAGATGATGGGTAGCAAAGCTGACGAATTGCTCTTACTGATAGAAACAGAAGCACAAAAATATATCAAAATTCCCAAATTACAAGCCTTATTAACCTGGGCAAATCAAATCACAGTCGATTCCGAAGAAAATATTAGACCTGCTGCTAAACGCGCCACTGCACTTTTAATTAGCGGGGGTGATTTTGCCTATACACAGGATGCGGGTGATGGTTTAGGAACAATTTATGAATTGCCTTTAGAAACTGCGGGCGATTTCACCTTCAGCCGCGATTTCATGCTCACAATCAGTCGCGATCGCATTTTAGCCAGTTACCTAGCTCATCTGCTGGGACTTGATATCGGTTTGATTTTAGCCCGCGCCCGCATCCTCGCTAGCACCATAACTGGTACATTAGGATTAGCTCGTACCCGCGTCTTCGCTGACGAACTTACCCGCGAATTAGCGGGGACAGTAGTTAAAGTTCGCGGTCGTTTTCTGGACGTGGATTTTAATTTTGCCCTAGATTCTAACCGCGATTTAGCCCTCGATCGCACTCGTGATTTAGCCCTCGTCTGCATCCTCGCTCGCGAATATGAAAAACTCCAAATTTCTAAAGATGCGAATCAATTCATTGCAGAATTAGAAGCATTACAAGTAAAGGTGCCGGGGAATAATGAACCTTTAGAAGTACACCGCAACTTTCGCGATTCTCTCCGTAAAACATGGTTAAAAACCTTTAATATTAGCCCAGAACTTGTTAATCTTTCATCTACAGAAAGAGAAGCCCTTGGCAATTACTTGTATGCTAATTGTCTAATGGTGCAGTGCGATCGCGCAGCAGTACAAGTCAATCGTGCAACTTGGGAGGCGATCGAGCAGCGGATGTTAGTAGTCATATAA
- the groES gene encoding co-chaperone GroES, which yields MAAVSLSVSTVKPLGERVFVKVSASEEKTAGGIYIPDNAKEKPQVGEIAAVGPGKRNDDGTRCEMDVKVGDKVLYSKYAGTDIKLGTDEYVLLAEKDILAIVD from the coding sequence ATGGCAGCAGTATCTCTGAGTGTTTCTACCGTTAAACCGTTAGGCGAGCGCGTGTTCGTGAAAGTAAGCGCTAGCGAAGAAAAGACGGCCGGTGGTATTTATATACCCGACAACGCGAAAGAAAAGCCCCAAGTAGGGGAAATTGCAGCAGTGGGCCCCGGCAAGCGCAACGATGACGGCACTCGCTGTGAAATGGATGTCAAGGTTGGCGACAAGGTTCTTTACTCCAAGTACGCTGGTACCGACATCAAACTCGGCACTGATGAATATGTCTTACTTGCCGAAAAAGATATTCTGGCGATCGTTGACTAA
- a CDS encoding AAA family ATPase produces MKAEVLKRLFRAIASSDTEAIDKLTYLVIEEERQNGHTLLADQLENITKKSPKEKSTSNNKSVSSVPENLQALSELPTSKRFNLPLVSVIPREKLRHHMVLAESIEKRFQRIEREYAARDRLAHHGLCYRQKILLYGLPGCGKTLGAERLAWNTGLPLLKVRFDAMVSSFLGETASNLRLVFEEASKNPCLLFLDECDSIAKSREDFQEVGEIKRVVNTFLQILDEYEPTSGLIVAATNLTKSLDTALWRRFDDLISEGFPHIQRKFTNS; encoded by the coding sequence ATGAAAGCAGAAGTTCTCAAAAGATTATTTAGGGCGATCGCCAGTTCAGACACAGAGGCGATCGACAAATTGACGTATCTGGTGATTGAAGAGGAACGTCAGAATGGACACACGCTTCTAGCCGATCAGTTAGAGAATATTACTAAGAAAAGCCCAAAAGAGAAGTCCACCTCTAACAATAAATCAGTTTCGTCAGTACCAGAGAATCTACAGGCTCTAAGTGAACTACCGACGAGTAAGCGATTTAATCTTCCTCTAGTTAGTGTCATACCAAGGGAAAAACTGCGGCATCACATGGTGTTGGCTGAAAGTATTGAGAAACGTTTCCAGCGAATTGAACGTGAGTATGCAGCAAGGGATAGACTTGCTCATCATGGACTATGCTACAGGCAAAAAATTCTTTTATATGGTCTTCCTGGCTGTGGTAAAACACTGGGAGCAGAGCGTTTAGCCTGGAATACAGGTTTACCACTTCTTAAGGTTAGATTTGATGCAATGGTTTCATCTTTTTTAGGGGAAACTGCAAGTAATTTAAGGCTCGTTTTTGAAGAAGCATCAAAAAATCCATGTTTATTGTTTCTTGATGAATGTGACTCAATTGCTAAATCAAGAGAAGATTTTCAGGAAGTAGGAGAAATTAAGCGGGTGGTGAATACTTTTCTCCAGATTTTGGATGAATATGAACCAACCTCTGGTCTGATTGTAGCAGCAACAAACCTCACTAAATCTCTTGATACTGCACTTTGGAGACGATTTGATGATTTGATATCAGAAGGGTTTCCACATATTCAGCGTAAGTTCACTAACTCTTAA
- the groL gene encoding chaperonin GroEL (60 kDa chaperone family; promotes refolding of misfolded polypeptides especially under stressful conditions; forms two stacked rings of heptamers to form a barrel-shaped 14mer; ends can be capped by GroES; misfolded proteins enter the barrel where they are refolded when GroES binds): MAKRIIYNENARRALERGMDILAEAVAVTLGPKGRNVVLEKKFGAPQIVNDGVTIAKEIELEDHVENTGVALIRQAASKTNDAAGDGTTTATVLAHAMVKEGLRNVAAGANAIALKRGVDKATSFLVEKIAEHAKQVEDSKAIAQVGAISAGNDDEVGQMIANAMDKVGKEGVISLEEGKSMTTELEITEGMRFDKGYISPYFVTDTERMEAILEEPFILLTDKKIALVQDLVPVLEQVARAGRPLLIIAEDIEKEALATLVVNKLRGVLNVTAVKAPGFGDRRKSMLEDIAVLTGGQVITEDAGLKLDNTKLDMLGKARRISITKDNTTIVAEGNEVAVKSRCEQIRRQMDETESSYDKEKLQERLAKLAGGVAVIKVGAATETEMKDRKLRLEDAINATKAAVEEGIVPGGGTTLAHLTPQLEEWANSSLKGEELTGALIVARALAAPLKRIAENAGLNGAVIAERVKEKPFNVGFNAATNEFVDMFEAGIVDPAKVTRSALQNAASIAGMVLTTECIVVDKPEPKDGAPAGAGGGMGGGDFDY, encoded by the coding sequence ATGGCTAAGCGTATCATCTACAACGAAAATGCACGTCGCGCTCTAGAACGCGGTATGGACATTCTGGCCGAAGCAGTGGCCGTCACCCTTGGCCCTAAAGGTCGTAATGTAGTTCTAGAGAAGAAATTTGGCGCTCCTCAAATTGTTAATGATGGCGTTACCATCGCTAAAGAAATTGAACTGGAAGACCATGTTGAAAATACTGGTGTGGCTCTGATTCGTCAAGCTGCTTCCAAAACTAATGATGCTGCTGGTGATGGTACCACGACTGCAACTGTGCTCGCTCACGCTATGGTCAAAGAAGGCCTGCGGAACGTAGCTGCTGGTGCAAATGCGATCGCTCTGAAGCGCGGTGTTGACAAGGCGACTAGCTTTTTAGTAGAAAAGATTGCCGAACACGCCAAACAAGTAGAAGATTCCAAGGCGATCGCTCAAGTTGGTGCAATTTCCGCCGGTAACGACGATGAAGTTGGCCAAATGATTGCCAACGCAATGGATAAAGTCGGTAAGGAAGGTGTGATTTCCCTCGAAGAAGGCAAATCCATGACTACCGAGCTCGAAATCACTGAAGGGATGCGCTTTGACAAAGGCTATATCTCTCCTTATTTCGTCACCGACACCGAACGGATGGAAGCAATTCTAGAAGAACCTTTCATCTTGTTAACTGACAAGAAAATTGCTCTGGTACAGGATTTAGTTCCCGTCTTAGAACAAGTAGCACGCGCTGGTCGTCCGTTGCTGATCATCGCTGAAGATATTGAGAAAGAAGCTTTAGCTACTCTGGTTGTCAACAAACTGCGGGGCGTTTTGAACGTCACTGCTGTTAAGGCCCCTGGTTTTGGCGATCGCCGCAAATCCATGCTCGAAGATATCGCCGTGTTGACTGGCGGTCAAGTAATCACCGAAGATGCTGGCTTGAAGCTTGACAATACCAAGCTGGATATGCTTGGTAAAGCACGCCGCATTTCTATCACCAAAGATAACACCACGATTGTTGCCGAAGGTAACGAAGTTGCTGTCAAATCTCGTTGCGAACAAATCCGCCGCCAGATGGACGAAACTGAGTCTTCCTACGACAAAGAAAAGCTACAAGAGCGCTTGGCTAAGTTGGCCGGTGGCGTAGCCGTAATCAAGGTAGGCGCTGCGACTGAAACTGAAATGAAGGATCGCAAACTGCGTTTAGAAGATGCGATCAACGCTACTAAAGCTGCTGTGGAAGAAGGTATTGTTCCCGGTGGTGGCACAACTTTAGCTCACCTGACACCTCAGTTAGAAGAGTGGGCAAATAGCAGTCTGAAAGGTGAAGAATTAACCGGTGCTTTGATTGTGGCACGGGCTCTGGCTGCTCCTCTGAAGCGGATTGCTGAAAATGCCGGTTTGAATGGTGCTGTAATCGCTGAGCGCGTGAAAGAGAAGCCATTTAATGTTGGTTTCAATGCAGCTACTAATGAGTTTGTAGATATGTTTGAAGCTGGTATCGTTGACCCTGCGAAGGTGACTCGTTCCGCTTTGCAAAATGCAGCTTCTATTGCTGGGATGGTGTTGACGACTGAGTGTATCGTCGTTGATAAGCCTGAGCCCAAGGATGGCGCTCCTGCTGGTGCTGGTGGCGGTATGGGCGGTGGTGATTTCGATTACTAA
- a CDS encoding FGGY-family carbohydrate kinase has product MNFYLGLDFGTSGARAVAIDAGSKIYAEVCYPFDGPQNAMPAAGVAAAPPSNLQETPQFELSSIWQSALFSLIAQIPLEIRREVRAIAIDGTSSTVMLCDANGKPVAAPMLYNDARGVAVMDKLSAMVAADYPYAPPNPTVLSATSSLAKLLWLTRDLTNKLSVSQRLYFLHQADWLGFLLHGKLGVSDYHNALKLGYDVANLCYPEWLTDAIATIPNITIQLPEVFAPGTIVGEITAEMRDRFSLPPNCIVRAGTTDSIAAFLASGAKSPGEASTSLGSTLVLKLLSRTRIDNAKYGIYSHKLGNLWLVGGASNTGGAVLRHFFSDTELDNFSRKIDPSQESLLDYYPLLKPGDRFPINDPNLPPKLEPRPKDSVEFLHGLLESIARIEARGYQLLQELGATPLTRVYTAGGGAKNLIWAAIRSRLLKVPIVTPISTESAYGTALLAMDKKNN; this is encoded by the coding sequence ATGAACTTTTACCTTGGGCTAGATTTCGGTACTTCCGGGGCGCGGGCTGTAGCAATTGATGCTGGTAGTAAAATCTATGCAGAGGTTTGTTATCCTTTTGACGGTCCCCAAAACGCGATGCCTGCGGCTGGCGTAGCTGCCGCGCCTCCCTCAAATCTACAGGAAACTCCACAATTTGAATTATCCTCTATATGGCAGAGTGCGCTATTTTCTCTGATCGCGCAAATTCCCCTAGAAATCCGCCGTGAAGTAAGAGCGATCGCGATTGATGGTACATCTTCAACTGTAATGCTATGCGACGCTAACGGTAAGCCTGTGGCTGCACCGATGCTCTACAATGATGCGCGAGGGGTGGCGGTGATGGATAAGCTAAGTGCGATGGTTGCTGCTGACTACCCCTACGCGCCTCCCAACCCCACAGTATTAAGCGCTACCTCTAGTCTGGCAAAACTCCTGTGGTTAACAAGAGATTTAACAAATAAGTTATCTGTCTCTCAGAGGCTTTATTTCCTGCATCAAGCTGACTGGCTGGGTTTTTTGCTACACGGTAAACTCGGTGTCAGCGACTATCATAATGCTTTGAAATTGGGTTATGACGTGGCTAATCTATGTTACCCGGAATGGTTGACAGATGCGATCGCCACTATTCCCAATATTACCATTCAGTTACCAGAAGTTTTCGCACCAGGTACGATCGTCGGGGAAATAACAGCAGAAATGCGCGATCGCTTTTCTTTACCCCCTAATTGTATAGTCCGTGCGGGTACAACTGACAGTATTGCAGCATTTTTAGCTAGTGGTGCGAAATCTCCCGGCGAAGCTAGTACATCTTTGGGTTCTACCCTAGTGCTAAAACTATTAAGCCGTACCCGCATTGATAATGCTAAATATGGAATTTATAGTCACAAATTAGGTAATTTATGGCTAGTTGGCGGTGCTTCTAATACAGGCGGTGCTGTGTTGCGCCACTTTTTTAGTGATACTGAATTAGATAATTTTAGCAGAAAAATCGATCCTAGTCAAGAGAGTTTACTTGATTATTATCCCTTATTAAAACCAGGCGATCGCTTTCCAATTAATGACCCGAATTTACCACCAAAACTAGAACCTCGCCCCAAGGACTCAGTAGAATTTTTACACGGTTTACTAGAAAGTATAGCGCGAATTGAAGCGCGAGGATATCAATTATTGCAGGAGTTAGGTGCAACTCCTTTAACGCGGGTTTATACTGCTGGCGGCGGTGCGAAAAATCTTATTTGGGCTGCTATTCGTTCGCGACTGTTAAAAGTACCGATCGTTACACCAATTAGCACAGAGTCGGCCTATGGAACGGCATTATTGGCGATGGATAAGAAGAATAATTGA
- a CDS encoding 4-hydroxy-3-methylbut-2-enyl diphosphate reductase encodes MDTKAFKRSLQQSENYHRKGFGHEDEVAEVMQSAYQSSLIQQIRENNYTLQRGDVTIRLAQAFGFCWGVERAVAIAYETRQHFPTERIWITNEIIHNPSVNQHLVDMQVEFIPVEKSEKDFSVVDRGDVVILPAFGASVQEMQTLNDKGCKIVDTTCPWVSKVWNTVEKHKKKVCTSIIHGKYNHEETVATSSFAGKYLIVLNLREAEYVCNYILNGGDREEFLAKFSKACSAGFDPDRDLEQVGIANQTTMLKSETEQIGKLFEKTMMRKYGPDKLNEHFQSFNTICDATQERQDAMFSLVEEKLDLMLVIGGFNSSNTTHLQEMAVERKLPSYHIDAAERILANNRIEHKPLGSDLAIADNWLPTGKIVVGVTSGASTPDKVVEDAIKRIFEMKA; translated from the coding sequence ATGGATACTAAGGCTTTTAAGCGATCGCTCCAACAGTCGGAGAATTACCACCGCAAGGGTTTTGGGCACGAGGATGAAGTCGCTGAGGTGATGCAGTCTGCCTACCAAAGCAGTCTGATTCAGCAAATTCGCGAGAATAACTACACGCTGCAACGAGGCGATGTGACGATCCGCCTAGCTCAGGCTTTTGGTTTCTGTTGGGGTGTGGAAAGGGCAGTGGCGATCGCCTACGAGACTCGCCAACATTTTCCCACAGAACGCATCTGGATTACTAATGAAATTATTCACAATCCCTCAGTAAATCAGCATTTAGTGGATATGCAAGTAGAGTTTATCCCCGTTGAGAAAAGTGAAAAAGATTTTTCAGTTGTCGATCGAGGCGATGTTGTAATTTTACCAGCTTTCGGTGCCAGCGTGCAAGAAATGCAGACATTAAATGATAAAGGCTGTAAAATTGTAGATACAACTTGTCCTTGGGTTTCTAAGGTTTGGAATACAGTTGAGAAACACAAGAAAAAAGTTTGCACTTCCATTATTCATGGTAAATACAATCACGAGGAAACAGTTGCCACCAGTTCTTTTGCTGGAAAATATTTAATTGTGCTAAATCTCCGCGAAGCTGAATATGTGTGCAATTATATCCTAAATGGAGGCGATCGCGAGGAGTTTTTAGCCAAATTTAGCAAAGCGTGTTCGGCTGGTTTTGACCCAGATCGGGACTTAGAACAAGTTGGAATTGCTAACCAAACTACTATGCTCAAAAGTGAAACTGAGCAGATTGGCAAGTTATTTGAAAAAACGATGATGCGGAAGTATGGGCCAGATAAGTTGAATGAACATTTCCAGAGTTTTAATACTATCTGCGATGCAACTCAAGAGCGGCAAGATGCCATGTTTAGCTTGGTAGAAGAAAAGCTAGATTTAATGCTCGTTATTGGCGGCTTCAATTCTTCTAATACTACGCATTTACAAGAGATGGCCGTCGAGCGCAAACTTCCTTCTTACCACATTGATGCTGCTGAGCGAATTCTGGCAAATAATAGGATTGAACACAAGCCTTTAGGAAGTGATTTAGCGATCGCTGATAATTGGTTGCCTACTGGTAAAATTGTGGTGGGTGTAACTTCGGGAGCTTCCACACCGGATAAGGTTGTTGAGGATGCAATCAAGCGAATTTTTGAGATGAAAGCGTAA